The proteins below come from a single Kitasatospora sp. NBC_00315 genomic window:
- the trpD gene encoding anthranilate phosphoribosyltransferase — MVNVHPANGGNDPVQVVRAWPDLLSALLRGEDLTQADTAWAMDCIMSGEASPAQVAGFAVALRAKGETVEEISGMVDAMYAHAEPLHIPGPAVDIVGTGGDRAKTVNISTMSAIVAAAAGAKVVKHGNRAASSASGSSEVLEKLGIRLDLGAQRVAEVAEEVGLTFCFAAKFHPAMRHTALARRDLGVPTAFNILGPLTNPAKVTSHAIGCFDTRLAGLIAGVLARRGATALVFRGDDGLDELTISTTSRIWTVKDGTVTESTFDPREVGIELAGIESLRGGDPEHNAGVARRLLAGERGPVRDAVLLNTATALAALDLTDAPLAGQLAAGIERAAAAIDSGAAQALLKQWTEATARS; from the coding sequence ATGGTGAACGTGCACCCTGCGAACGGCGGCAACGACCCCGTGCAGGTGGTCCGCGCCTGGCCGGATCTCCTGTCCGCGCTGTTGAGGGGCGAGGACCTCACCCAGGCCGACACCGCCTGGGCGATGGACTGCATCATGAGCGGCGAGGCGAGCCCCGCCCAGGTGGCCGGCTTCGCGGTGGCCCTGCGGGCCAAGGGCGAGACCGTGGAGGAGATCTCCGGCATGGTGGACGCGATGTACGCGCACGCCGAGCCGCTGCACATCCCCGGCCCGGCGGTGGACATCGTCGGCACCGGCGGCGACCGCGCCAAGACCGTCAACATCTCCACCATGTCGGCGATCGTCGCGGCGGCCGCGGGCGCGAAGGTGGTCAAGCACGGCAACCGGGCCGCCTCCTCGGCGAGCGGGTCCTCGGAGGTGCTGGAGAAGCTGGGCATCAGACTGGACCTCGGTGCGCAGCGGGTCGCGGAGGTGGCCGAGGAGGTGGGCCTGACCTTCTGCTTCGCGGCCAAGTTCCACCCGGCGATGCGGCACACCGCGCTGGCCCGCCGGGATCTCGGCGTACCGACCGCCTTCAACATCCTCGGCCCGCTGACCAACCCCGCCAAGGTCACCTCGCACGCCATCGGCTGCTTCGACACCCGGCTGGCCGGGCTGATCGCCGGAGTGCTGGCCCGGCGCGGCGCCACCGCCCTGGTCTTCCGCGGCGACGACGGCCTGGACGAGCTCACCATCTCCACCACGTCCCGGATCTGGACGGTCAAGGACGGCACCGTCACCGAGAGCACCTTCGACCCGCGCGAGGTCGGCATCGAGCTGGCCGGCATCGAGTCGCTGCGCGGCGGGGACCCCGAGCACAACGCCGGGGTGGCGCGCCGGCTGCTGGCCGGCGAGCGGGGGCCGGTGCGCGACGCCGTCCTGCTGAACACCGCGACCGCGCTGGCGGCCCTGGACCTGACCGACGCGCCGCTGGCCGGTCAGCTCGCCGCGGGCATCGAGCGGGCCGCCGCCGCCATCGACTCCGGCGCGGCGCAGGCGCTGCTGAAGCAGTGGACCGAGGCCACCGCCCGCTCCTGA
- a CDS encoding aminotransferase class V-fold PLP-dependent enzyme codes for MSVISTEICAPLAVLGHDVQVPLASGEKVGYAALDYAASSPALQRVWDDVAAYAPYYGSVHRGAGYLSQLSTDLFEQSRRTVEEFLDLREDDQVVFTRATTDSLNLLAGALPAGTRIFVFETEHHASLLPWRREGLTVDYLRAPRSHAEAVAALDEALAGAGEGPKLFCVTGASNVTGELWPVAELAATAHRHGARIVLDAAQLAPHHRVSVRELDVDWVAFSGHKLYAPFGAGVLAGRSDWLDAAEPYLAGGGATRTVAREADGSVAVEWNSGPARHEAGSPNVIGAYAVASACRALTEAGFDALEAREQQLIGRLTAGLAEIPEVKVLSLFGADSARVGVLSFVVQGWNSSHFSAALSAEYGIGVRDGLFCAHPLVRTLLGGEDTEPSECGAPEPSLPGERSLNAIRVSFGAGTPDEHLERFLTAVRELVTDGAAWSYRSEGGRCVVDTRRDG; via the coding sequence ATGTCCGTGATCTCCACCGAAATCTGCGCCCCGCTCGCCGTCCTCGGCCACGACGTCCAGGTCCCGCTCGCCAGCGGCGAGAAGGTCGGTTACGCCGCCCTCGACTACGCCGCCAGCTCGCCGGCGCTCCAGCGGGTCTGGGACGACGTCGCCGCGTACGCCCCGTACTACGGCAGCGTGCACCGCGGCGCCGGCTACCTCTCGCAGCTCTCCACCGACCTGTTCGAGCAGAGCCGCCGCACCGTCGAGGAGTTCCTCGACCTGCGCGAGGACGACCAGGTGGTCTTCACCCGCGCCACCACCGACTCGCTGAACCTGCTGGCGGGCGCACTGCCGGCCGGCACCCGGATCTTCGTCTTCGAGACCGAGCACCACGCCTCGCTGCTGCCGTGGCGCCGTGAGGGCCTGACGGTCGACTACCTGCGCGCCCCCCGCTCGCACGCCGAGGCCGTCGCCGCGCTGGACGAGGCGCTGGCCGGCGCGGGCGAGGGCCCGAAGCTGTTCTGCGTCACCGGCGCCTCCAACGTGACCGGCGAGCTGTGGCCGGTCGCCGAGCTCGCCGCCACCGCCCACCGGCACGGCGCCCGGATCGTCCTGGACGCCGCCCAGCTCGCGCCGCACCACCGGGTCTCGGTCCGTGAGCTCGACGTGGACTGGGTCGCCTTCTCCGGTCACAAGCTCTACGCCCCGTTCGGCGCCGGCGTGCTGGCCGGGCGCAGCGACTGGCTGGACGCGGCCGAGCCCTACCTGGCCGGCGGTGGCGCCACCCGGACGGTCGCCCGTGAGGCGGACGGCTCGGTCGCCGTCGAGTGGAACTCCGGCCCGGCCCGGCACGAGGCCGGCTCCCCGAACGTCATCGGCGCCTACGCCGTCGCCTCGGCCTGCCGGGCGCTGACCGAGGCGGGCTTCGACGCCCTGGAGGCCCGCGAGCAGCAGCTGATCGGCCGGCTCACGGCCGGGCTGGCCGAGATCCCCGAGGTCAAGGTGCTCAGCCTGTTCGGCGCCGACTCCGCGCGGGTGGGCGTGCTCTCCTTCGTGGTGCAGGGCTGGAACAGCTCGCACTTCTCCGCCGCGCTCTCCGCCGAGTACGGCATCGGCGTGCGCGACGGCCTGTTCTGCGCCCACCCGCTGGTGCGCACCCTGCTGGGCGGCGAGGACACGGAGCCGTCCGAGTGCGGTGCGCCCGAGCCGTCCCTGCCCGGCGAGCGCAGCCTGAACGCGATCCGGGTCAGCTTCGGGGCCGGCACCCCGGACGAGCACCTGGAGCGCTTCCTGACCGCCGTCCGCGAGCTGGTCACGGACGGCGCCGCCTGGAGCTACCGCAGCGAGGGCGGCCGGTGCGTCGTGGACACCCGCCGGGACGGCTGA
- a CDS encoding Lrp/AsnC ligand binding domain-containing protein gives MITAIVLIKTSVDRIPEIAEAIAAIEGVSEVYSVTGGYDLVAMVRVRRHDDLADVIPGRLNKVPGVAHTETQIAFRTYSQHDLEAAFDLGLDE, from the coding sequence GTGATCACCGCCATCGTCCTGATCAAGACCAGCGTCGACCGCATCCCCGAGATCGCCGAGGCGATCGCGGCCATCGAGGGCGTCAGCGAGGTCTACTCGGTGACCGGTGGCTACGACCTGGTGGCGATGGTCCGGGTGCGTCGGCACGACGACCTCGCCGACGTGATCCCCGGCCGGCTCAACAAGGTGCCGGGTGTGGCGCACACCGAGACCCAGATCGCCTTCCGCACGTACTCCCAGCACGACCTGGAGGCCGCCTTCGACCTGGGGCTGGACGAGTAG
- a CDS encoding rhomboid family intramembrane serine protease — protein MAIPVLDHTGAQDGGPAVPVPAVTYALIALNVLVFLLGPAAGLNPLYGTGPARVCAEQRYEQRWGAIPAELLDHRPLTADRIEQPQGGAGCPPAPTPGKTPALSVLSSLFVHAGWLHLLGNMLFLYVFGAGVEERLGRSRFLLFYLVAGAVATYGYALAESHSADSTRVLIGASGAIAAVLGGYLRLYPRARVTTLVPVLLFLPLRFPAWLVLGLWFALQWWSVRSGGTGVAYLVHVIGFTVGFAFTWAAHHRPRRLG, from the coding sequence ATGGCGATCCCGGTCCTGGACCACACCGGCGCGCAGGACGGCGGCCCCGCCGTGCCCGTGCCCGCCGTCACCTATGCCCTGATCGCCCTCAACGTGCTGGTCTTCCTGCTGGGCCCGGCCGCCGGGCTGAACCCGCTGTACGGCACCGGCCCGGCCCGGGTCTGCGCCGAACAGCGGTACGAGCAGCGCTGGGGGGCGATTCCGGCCGAACTGCTCGACCACCGGCCGCTGACCGCCGACCGGATCGAGCAGCCGCAGGGCGGGGCCGGCTGCCCGCCCGCTCCCACCCCCGGCAAGACGCCGGCCCTCTCCGTGCTCAGCTCCCTGTTCGTGCACGCCGGCTGGCTGCACCTGCTGGGGAACATGCTGTTCCTGTACGTCTTCGGCGCCGGGGTGGAGGAACGGCTGGGACGCTCCCGCTTCCTCCTCTTCTATCTGGTGGCCGGCGCCGTCGCCACGTACGGGTACGCGCTCGCCGAGTCGCACTCGGCGGACTCGACCCGGGTGCTGATCGGCGCCTCGGGAGCGATCGCGGCCGTCCTCGGCGGGTACCTGCGGCTGTACCCCCGGGCCCGGGTCACCACGCTCGTCCCGGTCCTGCTCTTCCTGCCGCTGCGCTTCCCGGCCTGGCTGGTGCTGGGCCTGTGGTTCGCACTGCAGTGGTGGTCGGTGCGCTCGGGCGGCACCGGGGTGGCGTACCTCGTGCACGTCATCGGCTTCACGGTGGGCTTCGCCTTCACCTGGGCCGCCCACCACCGCCCCCGGCGGCTAGGCTGA
- a CDS encoding NYN domain-containing protein, with the protein MPEGRAPEQLDRPLPEGVRRRVVGIAADALGGLPVGELPLSLRQYAKFTPARRAKYAATALAAALEAEPAFRVRIADRLRLGQPDLVSALEAGSVPGAADPMDVATAAYLLRPPGWSRLVAQAGEQAERAGAEGAVAEATRLNEKLQAELAEARAAARADLDRRRAESEGVRREAESLRKKARSLESDTRRAQAEARKLAAELEAVRAAAAAERSAAESEARRLRHRISELETAVEQGRRSAREGRSVEDMRLRLLLDTVLQSAQGLQRELALPVAQIHPADLVEAVQPASASPHDVARRALAEDDPALLDQLLAIPQVHLLVDGYNVTKTGYPTLPLEQQRIRLLGGLAMLAQRTQAEVTCVFDGQDLDVPVILAPPRGVRVRFSRTGETADELIRRLVRAEPQGRPVVVVSTDREVADGVRDAGARPVASILLLNRLARS; encoded by the coding sequence GTGCCCGAGGGCCGTGCACCCGAGCAGCTCGACCGTCCGCTGCCCGAGGGCGTCCGCCGCCGGGTGGTCGGAATCGCCGCCGACGCGCTGGGCGGCCTGCCCGTCGGCGAGCTGCCGCTGTCGCTGCGTCAGTACGCCAAGTTCACCCCGGCCCGCCGGGCCAAGTACGCCGCCACCGCGCTGGCCGCGGCCCTGGAGGCGGAGCCTGCCTTCCGGGTGCGGATAGCGGACCGGTTGCGCCTGGGCCAGCCCGACCTGGTCTCCGCGCTGGAGGCGGGCAGCGTACCGGGCGCGGCCGACCCGATGGACGTCGCCACCGCCGCCTACCTGCTGCGCCCGCCCGGTTGGTCGCGGCTGGTCGCGCAGGCCGGCGAGCAGGCCGAACGGGCCGGCGCCGAGGGCGCGGTCGCCGAGGCCACCCGGCTGAACGAGAAGCTCCAGGCGGAGCTGGCCGAGGCGCGGGCCGCCGCGCGGGCCGACCTGGACCGCCGCCGGGCCGAGTCGGAGGGCGTGCGCAGGGAGGCCGAGTCGCTGCGCAAGAAGGCGCGCTCGCTGGAGAGCGACACCCGAAGGGCCCAGGCCGAGGCGCGGAAGCTGGCCGCCGAGCTGGAGGCGGTCCGGGCCGCCGCCGCCGCGGAGCGCAGCGCCGCCGAGAGCGAGGCGCGCCGGCTGCGGCACCGGATCTCGGAGCTGGAGACCGCGGTGGAGCAGGGCCGCCGCTCCGCGCGCGAGGGCCGCAGCGTGGAGGACATGCGGCTGCGGCTGCTGCTGGACACCGTGCTCCAGTCGGCCCAGGGGCTGCAGCGGGAGCTGGCGCTGCCGGTCGCCCAGATCCATCCGGCCGACCTGGTCGAGGCGGTGCAGCCGGCCTCGGCCTCGCCGCACGACGTGGCCCGGCGGGCGCTGGCGGAGGACGATCCGGCGCTGCTGGACCAGTTGCTGGCGATCCCGCAGGTACATCTGCTGGTGGACGGCTACAACGTGACCAAGACCGGCTATCCGACCCTGCCGCTGGAGCAGCAGCGGATCCGGCTGCTCGGCGGCCTGGCGATGCTGGCGCAGCGCACCCAGGCGGAGGTCACCTGTGTCTTCGACGGCCAGGACCTGGACGTCCCGGTGATCCTGGCGCCGCCGCGCGGGGTCCGGGTGCGGTTCAGCCGTACCGGGGAGACCGCGGACGAGCTGATCCGCCGCCTGGTGCGGGCGGAGCCGCAGGGGCGTCCGGTGGTGGTGGTCTCCACCGACCGCGAGGTGGCCGACGGGGTGCGCGACGCGGGGGCCCGGCCGGTGGCGTCGATTCTGCTGCTCAACCGGCTGGCGCGGTCCTGA
- a CDS encoding NlpC/P60 family protein: MASHRRPKQPSRARVSVLTAAAATAVALSAQMSAHAAPAPKKEDVKAQVDQLNTEQEQAAERYNGAKERADQLRKQADQLQDQVARGQDQMTHLQAGLAEVAGEQYRTGGIDPSVQLMLTSDPSGYLEQAASVQQATSSQADALKGLQDQQRRLDQQKIEAAAVLASLDETTKDLNQAKADVNKKLQEANALLSQLSASDRASITQGDGRASRDSVRVDLSALPQAAGYAGVAVAKAMSKQGSPYVWGATGPSTFDCSGLMVWAYGQAGVSLPRTSQEQGNVGARVPSLADAQPGDLIVYGSDRHHVAMYIGNGLVVHAPHTGDVVKVMKADAMPINTIRRV; the protein is encoded by the coding sequence TTGGCCTCCCACCGCCGTCCTAAGCAGCCGAGCCGCGCACGGGTCTCCGTGCTCACCGCTGCGGCGGCGACCGCGGTCGCCCTCTCCGCCCAGATGAGTGCCCACGCCGCGCCGGCGCCCAAGAAAGAGGACGTCAAGGCGCAGGTCGACCAGCTCAACACGGAGCAGGAGCAGGCGGCGGAGCGGTACAACGGCGCCAAGGAGCGGGCCGACCAGCTGCGCAAGCAGGCGGACCAGCTGCAGGACCAGGTCGCGCGTGGCCAGGACCAGATGACCCACCTTCAGGCCGGTCTGGCCGAGGTGGCCGGCGAGCAGTACCGCACCGGGGGCATCGACCCCTCCGTCCAGCTGATGCTCACCTCCGACCCCTCCGGCTACCTGGAGCAGGCGGCCAGCGTCCAGCAGGCCACCTCCAGCCAGGCGGACGCGCTCAAGGGCCTCCAGGACCAGCAGCGCCGCCTGGACCAGCAGAAGATCGAGGCCGCCGCCGTCCTCGCCTCGCTGGACGAGACCACCAAGGACCTGAACCAGGCCAAGGCGGACGTCAACAAGAAGCTCCAGGAGGCGAACGCGCTGCTGAGCCAGCTCAGCGCCTCCGACCGGGCCTCGATCACCCAGGGGGACGGCCGCGCCTCGCGCGACTCCGTCCGGGTCGACCTCTCCGCGCTCCCGCAGGCCGCCGGCTACGCCGGTGTCGCGGTCGCCAAGGCGATGAGCAAGCAGGGGTCGCCGTACGTCTGGGGCGCCACCGGCCCCAGCACCTTCGACTGCTCGGGCCTGATGGTGTGGGCCTACGGCCAGGCCGGGGTCTCGCTGCCGCGTACCTCCCAGGAGCAGGGCAACGTCGGCGCCCGGGTCCCCTCGCTCGCGGACGCCCAGCCCGGCGACCTGATCGTCTACGGCAGCGACCGGCACCACGTGGCGATGTACATCGGCAACGGGCTGGTCGTGCACGCACCGCACACCGGTGACGTGGTGAAGGTGATGAAGGCGGACGCCATGCCGATCAACACCATCCGCCGGGTCTGA
- a CDS encoding NlpC/P60 family protein: protein MASHRRPKPAGRARVSIMTAAAAAAVALSAQSGAHADPAPTKDQVKEQVDQLNEQAEVATEQFNGAQAKQQELQKQVGDLQDRVARQQSQVTDLQGGLAEIAAEQYRNGGISPTVQLMLSSSPDNFLTQAGSLNQVGDSQSSALKELQAQQRKLDQDKSEAQGKLAELDSTTQQLKASKDEVQGKLAKATELLNTLTEQERQALRAAEAKSAADAKAQADAAKANTDRASRDSGRSSLSASTGSAPASSVPASGRAAAAIAAAESKLGSPYVYGATGPSSFDCSGLTGWAYAQAGVTLPRTSQAQASAGTRIGTNIANAQPGDLIIYYSGMTHVGLYVGGGQIIHAPHTGAVVRYESATVMPIAAIVRI, encoded by the coding sequence GTGGCGTCCCATCGTCGTCCCAAGCCTGCCGGCCGTGCCCGCGTGTCGATCATGACCGCTGCTGCCGCCGCCGCCGTGGCCCTCTCCGCGCAGTCCGGCGCCCACGCCGACCCCGCGCCGACCAAGGACCAGGTCAAGGAGCAGGTCGACCAGCTCAACGAGCAGGCCGAGGTCGCCACCGAGCAGTTCAACGGTGCGCAGGCCAAGCAGCAGGAGCTGCAGAAGCAGGTCGGTGACCTGCAGGACAGGGTGGCCCGTCAGCAGTCCCAGGTCACCGACCTGCAGGGCGGTCTGGCCGAGATCGCGGCGGAGCAGTACCGCAACGGCGGCATCTCGCCCACCGTCCAGCTGATGCTCTCCAGCAGCCCGGACAACTTCCTGACCCAGGCCGGTTCGCTCAACCAGGTCGGCGACTCGCAGAGCAGCGCGCTCAAGGAGCTCCAGGCTCAGCAGCGCAAGCTCGACCAGGACAAGTCCGAGGCGCAGGGCAAGCTCGCCGAGCTGGACTCCACCACCCAGCAGCTCAAGGCCAGCAAGGACGAGGTCCAGGGCAAGCTGGCCAAGGCCACCGAACTGCTCAACACGCTGACCGAGCAGGAGCGCCAGGCCCTGCGCGCCGCCGAGGCCAAGTCCGCCGCGGACGCCAAGGCGCAGGCCGACGCCGCCAAGGCCAACACCGACCGCGCCTCGCGCGACAGCGGCCGCAGCTCGCTCAGCGCCTCCACCGGCTCCGCGCCGGCCTCCTCCGTCCCGGCCAGTGGCCGTGCCGCCGCCGCCATCGCGGCCGCCGAGAGCAAGCTCGGTTCGCCGTACGTCTACGGCGCCACCGGCCCGAGCTCCTTCGACTGCTCGGGTCTGACCGGCTGGGCCTACGCCCAGGCGGGCGTCACGCTGCCGCGCACCTCGCAGGCGCAGGCCTCGGCCGGCACCCGGATCGGCACCAACATCGCCAACGCGCAGCCCGGCGACCTGATCATCTACTACAGCGGCATGACCCACGTGGGCCTCTACGTGGGCGGCGGCCAGATCATCCACGCCCCGCACACGGGCGCGGTGGTCCGCTACGAGTCCGCCACGGTGATGCCGATCGCGGCCATCGTGCGCATCTGA
- a CDS encoding NlpC/P60 family protein, whose translation MHRHQLPGVHTLVRALVLTAAASTALGVTAGGSAFANPGAPGGPPDRNDVKAQVDQLYGEAEQASEKYNAAQEYQRRLIAETGALQQQVALGQDELNRLRGDLAVVAGAQYRAGGIAPTAQLMLASDPAGYLSRVSSLDQAAERQSDALREVADHQRRLDQRRAETGAKLAELEEARRALADNKQQIQQRLAQAQRLLNGLGVGGRARFVAQDAREAEQRVTRGTDRLDLGTAPPASERAAAALAAAVAKIGSPYVFGATGPGAFDCSGLMYWSWRQAGVTLPRTSQGQASAGRRVSLAEAQPGDLVIFYRDMHHVGMYAGGGVVVHAPYPGARVRYESVNAMPVAEVVRL comes from the coding sequence ATGCACCGTCACCAACTGCCAGGTGTGCACACACTGGTCCGCGCGCTGGTGCTCACCGCCGCCGCCAGTACCGCGCTCGGCGTGACGGCCGGCGGCAGCGCCTTCGCCAACCCGGGTGCCCCCGGTGGGCCGCCCGACCGCAACGATGTCAAGGCCCAGGTCGACCAGCTCTACGGCGAGGCCGAGCAGGCCTCGGAGAAGTACAACGCGGCCCAGGAGTACCAGCGCAGGCTGATCGCCGAGACCGGCGCGCTCCAGCAGCAGGTGGCGCTCGGGCAGGACGAGCTCAACCGGCTCCGCGGCGACCTCGCTGTGGTCGCGGGCGCCCAGTACCGGGCCGGTGGCATCGCGCCGACCGCCCAGCTGATGCTGGCCTCCGACCCGGCCGGCTACCTCTCCCGGGTGAGCAGCCTGGACCAGGCCGCCGAGCGGCAGAGCGACGCCCTGCGCGAGGTGGCCGACCACCAGCGCAGACTGGACCAGCGGCGCGCGGAGACCGGTGCCAAGCTCGCGGAGCTGGAGGAGGCCCGCCGGGCGCTGGCCGACAACAAGCAGCAGATCCAGCAGCGGCTGGCGCAGGCCCAGCGGCTGCTCAACGGTCTCGGGGTCGGCGGGCGGGCGAGGTTCGTGGCGCAGGACGCCCGGGAGGCCGAGCAGCGCGTCACCCGGGGCACCGACCGGCTCGACCTCGGCACCGCCCCGCCCGCCTCCGAGCGCGCGGCCGCCGCGCTCGCCGCGGCCGTCGCCAAGATCGGCTCCCCGTACGTCTTCGGGGCGACCGGGCCCGGCGCGTTCGACTGCTCCGGTCTGATGTACTGGAGCTGGCGGCAGGCCGGAGTGACCCTGCCGCGGACCTCGCAGGGGCAGGCCTCGGCCGGCCGGCGGGTGAGCCTCGCCGAAGCGCAACCGGGAGACCTGGTGATCTTCTACAGGGACATGCACCACGTCGGCATGTACGCCGGCGGGGGAGTCGTCGTGCACGCGCCCTACCCCGGCGCCCGGGTGCGGTACGAGAGCGTCAACGCGATGCCCGTCGCGGAGGTGGTCCGGCTCTGA
- a CDS encoding glycosyltransferase 87 family protein: MELAPAGESGRSSSADDPGAGTTTAEPAVPPRAAGGALWALGIGWAASRTLLLLTVTGVLRLAGEVSTDVWVIYHGWYGVLQTGTFPLDDVTWQYPPGAALVILLPGLLPWSYLVSFWVICGVVDALTVALLMRAGGRRGRSFSGAWVWVVGVPLLGPMIYNRYDILVTALAVAGLLAVLRRPAIGGLLLGLGGIIKVWPLLALIGTPSGRRTRRSWTSAAATAGSLGFLLAAGMNGAFEFLKFQKERGIEVESLGAMPLHFARMAGAWTGEVKMNYGSNEMLGPWVDVISKVMVAGTLGGFAWLLFWRLTLKHRTAATTYDAALSALLIFTVTSRVISPQYMVWLVGAAAVCLTVRATGQRPVAVLILLATPLTLLEFPLLFVQVTGSHTWGVIVLGLRNLLLLAAAVLSCVRLWRSTRVPTAAIVPVALPATVVDAPAGTGYPVRPGIAYEQDLLDGIDRRTAGAER, from the coding sequence GTGGAGTTGGCCCCGGCCGGCGAGTCCGGCAGATCCAGCAGCGCCGACGACCCCGGGGCCGGGACGACGACCGCGGAGCCGGCCGTCCCCCCGCGGGCCGCGGGCGGGGCGCTGTGGGCGCTCGGGATCGGCTGGGCGGCCTCCCGGACCCTGCTGCTGCTCACCGTGACCGGTGTTCTCAGGCTGGCCGGGGAGGTGAGCACCGACGTCTGGGTGATCTACCACGGCTGGTACGGCGTCCTGCAGACCGGCACCTTCCCGCTGGACGACGTCACCTGGCAGTATCCGCCGGGCGCGGCCCTGGTGATCCTCCTGCCGGGGCTGCTGCCGTGGTCCTACCTGGTCTCCTTCTGGGTGATCTGCGGCGTGGTGGACGCCCTGACGGTGGCGCTGCTGATGCGCGCCGGCGGGCGCCGGGGCCGCAGTTTCAGCGGGGCCTGGGTCTGGGTGGTCGGCGTGCCGCTGCTCGGCCCGATGATCTACAACCGGTACGACATCCTGGTCACCGCACTGGCCGTGGCCGGTTTGCTGGCCGTCCTGCGGCGCCCGGCGATCGGCGGGCTGCTGCTGGGCCTGGGCGGGATCATCAAGGTCTGGCCGCTGCTGGCGCTCATCGGCACACCGTCCGGCCGGCGCACCCGGCGGTCCTGGACCTCGGCCGCGGCGACCGCTGGCAGCCTGGGGTTCCTGCTGGCGGCCGGTATGAACGGCGCCTTCGAGTTCCTCAAGTTCCAGAAGGAACGCGGCATCGAGGTCGAGTCACTGGGCGCCATGCCCTTGCACTTCGCCCGGATGGCCGGGGCCTGGACGGGCGAGGTGAAGATGAACTACGGCTCGAACGAGATGCTCGGGCCGTGGGTGGACGTCATCTCCAAGGTCATGGTGGCCGGCACCCTGGGCGGCTTCGCCTGGCTGCTGTTCTGGCGCCTGACCCTGAAGCACCGCACCGCCGCCACCACGTACGACGCGGCGCTCTCCGCACTGCTGATCTTCACCGTGACCAGCCGGGTGATCAGCCCGCAGTACATGGTCTGGTTGGTCGGCGCGGCCGCGGTCTGCCTGACCGTCCGTGCGACCGGGCAGCGGCCGGTCGCCGTGCTCATCCTGCTGGCCACCCCGCTGACGCTGCTGGAGTTCCCGCTGCTGTTCGTCCAGGTGACCGGCAGCCACACCTGGGGTGTGATCGTCCTGGGCCTGCGCAACCTGCTCCTGCTCGCGGCCGCCGTGCTCTCCTGCGTCCGGCTGTGGCGCTCCACCCGGGTGCCGACGGCCGCGATCGTCCCGGTCGCGCTGCCGGCCACCGTGGTGGACGCGCCGGCGGGCACCGGCTACCCGGTGCGGCCGGGCATCGCGTACGAGCAGGACCTGCTGGACGGCATCGACCGCCGGACCGCGGGCGCCGAGCGCTGA
- a CDS encoding glycosyltransferase family 4 protein → MHKTLIVTNDFPPRPGGIQAFVHNMAIRQPAGSIVVYASSWRDGAECARFDAEQPFPVVRDRTKVMVPTPRVTRRAAEILRAEGCESVWFGAAAPLGLMAPALRRAGAGRLLGMTHGHEAAWAQLPGSRQLLRRIGAGTDTLTYLGEYTRSRIAAAVGPEAAGRMVQLPPGVDEETFHPGSGGVELRRGLGLADRPVVVCVSRLVPRKGQDTLIEAMPQILAAVPDTVLLIVGDGPYRGDLEKLADARGVRASVRFTGAVPWAELPAHFGAGDVFAMPCRTRRGGLDVEGLGIVYLEASATGLPVVAGDSGGAPDAVLEGETGYVVPGGSAPAAAERIVRLLNDEGLRRRMGAAGRRWVERSWRWDLLAGRLTSLLAS, encoded by the coding sequence ATGCACAAGACCTTGATCGTCACCAACGACTTCCCGCCCCGGCCCGGCGGTATCCAGGCCTTCGTCCACAATATGGCGATACGTCAGCCCGCCGGGAGCATCGTGGTGTACGCCTCCTCCTGGCGTGACGGCGCCGAGTGCGCCCGGTTCGACGCGGAACAGCCCTTCCCGGTCGTCCGCGACCGCACGAAGGTGATGGTTCCCACACCCCGGGTCACCCGCCGGGCCGCCGAGATCCTCCGGGCCGAGGGGTGCGAGTCGGTCTGGTTCGGCGCCGCCGCGCCGCTCGGCCTGATGGCCCCCGCGCTGCGCCGGGCCGGCGCCGGGCGGCTGCTCGGCATGACGCACGGGCACGAGGCGGCCTGGGCGCAGTTGCCCGGCTCCCGGCAGCTGCTGCGCCGGATCGGCGCCGGCACCGACACCCTGACCTACCTCGGGGAGTACACCCGCTCCCGGATCGCCGCCGCCGTCGGGCCCGAGGCGGCCGGCCGGATGGTGCAGCTGCCGCCGGGCGTGGACGAGGAGACCTTCCACCCGGGCTCGGGCGGCGTGGAGCTGCGCCGCGGCCTGGGCCTCGCCGACCGGCCGGTGGTGGTCTGCGTCTCGCGCCTGGTGCCGCGCAAGGGGCAGGACACGCTGATCGAGGCGATGCCGCAGATCCTCGCGGCGGTGCCGGACACCGTCCTGCTGATCGTCGGGGACGGGCCCTACCGGGGGGATCTGGAGAAACTGGCCGACGCGCGCGGGGTGCGCGCCTCGGTGCGCTTCACCGGCGCGGTGCCCTGGGCGGAGCTGCCCGCGCACTTCGGCGCCGGGGACGTCTTCGCGATGCCCTGCCGCACCCGCAGGGGCGGCCTGGACGTCGAGGGCCTCGGCATCGTCTACCTGGAGGCGTCCGCAACCGGTCTGCCGGTGGTGGCCGGCGACTCCGGCGGTGCGCCGGACGCCGTGCTGGAGGGCGAGACGGGGTACGTGGTGCCGGGCGGCTCGGCCCCGGCGGCGGCGGAGCGGATCGTCCGGCTGCTGAACGACGAGGGGTTGCGGCGGCGGATGGGCGCGGCCGGGCGCCGCTGGGTCGAGCGCTCCTGGCGCTGGGACCTGCTGGCCGGGCGGCTGACCTCGCTGCTGGCCTCCTGA